One stretch of Nicotiana tabacum cultivar K326 chromosome 18, ASM71507v2, whole genome shotgun sequence DNA includes these proteins:
- the LOC107793768 gene encoding uncharacterized protein LOC107793768: MSAKLEQASSRIQTAASSATSLSSPKISMFANKTGFVIPKNKLAGSLVPVYRGGKKGGSDSVNEESSKQVQRKTKWGPDLTQDTTVRKARALAYQSRVDQITQLLSSRTLEGEGSKDALSASPAKDHESSDHQPNDESVSSLELERQEAIGEILKLNPSYKPPAGYKPVPKEAKIPLPIKEHPGYNFIGLIFGPAHKQLEKETGAQVKVYGTKADTGEKIEATSGENDSGAYEEMYVQVSAETYEKVDAAVALIELLVTPASVTPASTTAKSSGDGETISGEATPGPTTPPVVNQGVAQPVVGTQPAQLQGHFQPYQGQWFPGPTSQNTVTPFPGPINSWSSSASLVSNPHQVSPSPTNLSNAPSPFGPPQGMADGFGSVPRNPFVNSSPQAPPLMRQPFMPSTHLGQIGGPRHLIPSLGSTPPQSNMTPPQFSQSQPNPTGFPQGLRSVMSSMPQSIPPMAYPDRPLTPGGSSPGWSQSPWNTQTGQGSHHLSSRPMGISTAPHLDVSHGHNLAPQSSGPAPSTNSVFQSQTRMPPPMHPSSGSNPAHFLNHPVSSGQQVMHSLSPNPNHGSSLNINSMRPPSSGAPKPLQASSDFTFQPHHPQNPASQVVSRPAGQFGSQEFSPPNQMMRPYLRPAIDSTNPPPVNQGFPRPLLSNQINQPGPHMSPDFARGPAGPLPQFRHPAFSNQGIASPTGPQMQPLNFRPAPNPVGSFSPRVGNPMPLQQNNPTAMLRPQNFEAPNNVFFRHSRPVSSSSGAHQIYDPFSPTSVPRRPHPGGNPAMVEKQESDPEYEDLMASVGVK, from the exons ATGAGCGCCAAACTTGAGCAGGCATCTAGCCGCATCCAGACGGCTGCTTCATCTGCAACATCATTGAGCAGCCCAAAGATCTCTATGTTTGCCAATAAAACCGGATTTGTGATACCAAAAAACAAGTTAGCAGGTTCATTGGTTCCGGTATATCGAGGAGGGAAAAAAGGAGGTAGTGATTCTGTTAATGAAGAGAGCAGTAAACAGGTGCAAAGGAAAACCAAGTGGGGCCCTGATCTTACGCAAGATACCACTGTCAGAAAAGCAAGAGCCTTGGCATATCAG AGTCGggtggatcaaataacacagctACTGAGTTCTAGGACTTTGGAGGGTGAAGGCAGCAAGGACGCACTGTCAGCCTCCCCTGCTAAAGATCATGAGTCTTCGGACCATCAACCTAATGATGAG AGCGTGAGTTCACTGGAACTTGAAAGACAGGAAGCCATTG GGGAGATTCTAAAACTGAATCCCAGCTATAAGCCACCTGCTGGTTATAAGCCTGTACCCAAGGAGGCAAAGATCCCATTACCT ATCAAAGAACATCCTGGGTACAATTTTATAGGTTTGATTTTTGGCCCTGCTCATAAGCAACTGGAAAAG GAAACTGGAGCTCAAGTAAAGGTTTATGGTACCAAAGCAGATACTGGAGAGAAG ATAGAAGCTACTTCTGGTGAAAATGATTCTGGTGCTTATGAGGAAATGTATGTCCAAGTATCAGCTGAGACATATGAAAAGGTTGACGCTGCAGTTGCTTTAATTGAACTTCTGGTTACCCCAGCTTCA GTTACTCCAGCGTCGACTACCGCAAAATCGTCAGGTGATGGAGAAACTATTTCCGGCGAAGCAACACCAGGCCCAACGACTCCTCCTGTAGTAAATCAAGGGGTGGCTCAACCAGTTGTGGGGACGCAACCTGCTCAATTACAAGGTCATTTTCAGCCATATCAAGGACAATGGTTTCCTGGACCTACATCTCAGAATACAGTAACTCCATTTCCAGGACCCATTAACTCCTGGAGTTCTTCAGCATCCCTGGTCAGCAACCCTCACCAAGTATCTCCATCTCCTACCAACCTGTCAAATGCACCCTCACCCTTTGGCCCACCACAGGGTATGGCAGATGGATTTGGTTCAGTTCCGCGAAACCCTTTTGTTAACTCTAGCCCACAGGCACCACCACTAATGCGGCAGCCTTTCATGCCTTCCACTCATCTCGGACAAATTGGTGGACCTAGACATCTGATACCATCTTTAGGGTCTACACCACCTCAATCCAATATGACTCCACCTCAATTTTCTCAGAGCCAACCAAATCCAACAGGGTTTCCACAGGGGTTGAGATCTGTTATGTCTTCAATGCCTCAGTCTATCCCTCCTATGGCATACCCAGACCGACCATTGACCCCAGGCGGGAGCTCTCCTGGATGGTCACAGTCACCATGGAACACCCAGACGGGTCAAGGAAGTCATCATCTTTCTTCACGACCTATGGGCATCTCTACCGCTCCACATTTAGATGTTTCACATGGCCATAATTTAGCACCCCAGTCATCTGGACCAGCTCCATCTACGAATTCCGTTTTTCAATCTCAAACACGTATGCCGCCTCCAATGCATCCATCTTCAGGATCTAACCCTGCTCATTTCTTGAACCACCCTGTATCTAGCGGACAACAAGTCATGCATAGTCTCTCACCTAATCCAAATCATGGAAGTTCTCTTAATATTAATTCCATGAGACCTCCTTCCTCTGGAGCTCCAAAACCACTGCAGGCCAGTAGTGATTTTACATTCCAGCCTCACCATCCACAGAATCCAGCATCTCAAGTTGTTTCCAGGCCAGCTGGGCAATTTGGTTCTCAGGAATTTTCACCTCCAAACCAGATGATGCGCCCTTATCTACGACCAGCAATAGACAGTACAAATCCCCCACCTGTTAATCAAGGGTTCCCAAGACCTCTATTAAGCAATCAGATTAATCAGCCAGGACCACACATGTCACCTGATTTCGCCCGAGGACCTGCTGGCCCTCTCCCTCAATTTAGGCACCCGGCATTTTCAAATCAGGGTATAGCTTCACCTACCGGCCCTCAAATGCAACCTCTGAACTTTAGGCCAGCTCCGAATCCTGTAGGTTCTTTCTCTCCTAGAGTAGGAAACCCGATGCCTCTTCAGCAAAATAATCCAACTGCCATGCTTCGACCACAAAATTTTGAGGCTCCCAACAATGTCTTCTTTCGACACAGTAGGCCTGTCTCCAGCTCCTCTGGAGCACATCAAATATATGACCCCTTCTCACCCACTTCTGTCCCTCGGCGTCCTCATCCTGGTGGTAATCCGGCAATGGTAGAAAAACAAGAGAGTGATCCTGAATATGAAGACTTGATGGCCTCTGTTGGAGTTAAATGA